A DNA window from Nitrospira sp. contains the following coding sequences:
- a CDS encoding HEAT repeat domain-containing protein (MaGe:77307485), with amino-acid sequence MVDQTLSQSIVGAGWLATFAIHGLILFLLGWTLVIRRLRASTDRRRQQMMTVWRPILAQSLIEAPDILPPIHPRDRVLFLYVWNHLQESIKGESSDELCAILRRTGMDHVVRHYLAKGTLRQQLLAIVTLGHLKDSSIWPRLVELAQDANAFRSFEAARALVRIDATKAIPELVPLLSQRADWSPLKVLTILQRAGNELVARALGEAAVQAEPLIAARLLRFLASTRNHRALPLIRPLLARRPLHENVLAGCLSLLGQCSDPQDLSTVRQYLTHPMWFIRVQAAAALGKMGVKEDEGALIGLLSDSHWWVRYRAAEALSLLPSMTDDKLSILVQTLPTTEARKVLTPFVAKRFEESLPHTPGLSAA; translated from the coding sequence GTGGTTGACCAGACGCTCTCTCAGTCGATTGTCGGCGCTGGATGGCTGGCCACCTTCGCCATTCATGGCCTGATTCTCTTCCTGCTTGGATGGACGCTCGTGATCCGCCGGCTCCGCGCCTCAACCGACCGGCGGCGCCAACAGATGATGACCGTCTGGCGCCCGATCCTGGCCCAAAGCTTAATCGAAGCGCCGGACATTCTGCCGCCGATCCACCCGCGCGACCGGGTGCTGTTTCTCTATGTCTGGAATCATCTGCAAGAATCCATCAAAGGCGAATCGTCGGACGAGCTCTGCGCGATCTTGCGGCGGACCGGCATGGACCATGTCGTACGCCACTACTTAGCCAAAGGGACGTTGCGGCAGCAACTTCTGGCCATCGTCACGCTCGGCCACTTGAAAGATTCCTCGATCTGGCCGCGCCTCGTCGAGCTCGCGCAGGATGCGAATGCGTTTCGCTCGTTCGAGGCCGCCCGCGCCCTGGTGCGCATCGATGCCACGAAGGCCATTCCCGAGTTGGTCCCCTTACTGTCCCAACGCGCCGATTGGTCTCCGCTCAAAGTGCTGACCATCTTACAACGCGCGGGGAACGAGCTCGTCGCCCGCGCACTCGGGGAAGCCGCGGTACAAGCAGAACCGCTCATTGCCGCCCGGTTGCTCCGCTTCCTCGCCTCGACCAGGAATCATCGCGCCTTGCCGCTGATCCGCCCCCTGCTGGCCCGGCGCCCCCTGCACGAAAACGTGCTGGCCGGGTGCCTCTCGCTACTGGGGCAATGCTCCGATCCGCAGGATCTCTCCACCGTGCGGCAGTACCTCACTCACCCCATGTGGTTTATTCGAGTCCAGGCGGCGGCCGCGCTTGGAAAGATGGGCGTCAAGGAGGATGAAGGCGCCTTGATCGGACTGTTGAGCGACTCCCACTGGTGGGTGCGCTATCGAGCCGCGGAAGCGCTCTCGCTGTTGCCATCGATGACGGACGACAAACTCTCGATCCTCGTGCAAACACTGCCGACAACCGAAGCGCGGAAAGTGCTCACACCCTTTGTCGCGAAACGGTTCGAGGAATCCCTACCACACACGCCCGGCTTGTCCGCGGCCTGA
- a CDS encoding Response regulator (MaGe:77307484), producing the protein MNTAPHPDKPTLLMAEDEEDTASLLKFLLERAGYRIVHAPDGLQAQQLIDTMAPPSLVLLDIMLPHMSGLQLLPYIRSKPEWQQVPIIMLTADSSEHDIQRALAAGANDYMVKPFNPRELTARLNRFLKVAA; encoded by the coding sequence ATGAATACGGCACCGCACCCGGACAAACCCACGCTGCTGATGGCGGAAGACGAAGAAGATACCGCCAGTCTGCTGAAGTTCTTGCTGGAACGCGCCGGGTACCGCATCGTCCATGCGCCCGACGGCCTCCAGGCGCAGCAGTTGATCGATACGATGGCGCCGCCCAGCCTCGTGTTGCTCGACATCATGCTGCCGCACATGAGCGGCCTGCAGTTACTCCCGTATATTCGGAGCAAACCAGAGTGGCAGCAGGTTCCGATCATCATGCTCACCGCGGATTCGAGCGAGCACGACATTCAACGGGCGCTGGCCGCGGGCGCAAACGACTACATGGTGAAACCCTTCAACCCACGGGAACTCACCGCGCGGCTGAACCGCTTCCTCAAGGTCGCGGCCTAG